The Anticarsia gemmatalis isolate Benzon Research Colony breed Stoneville strain chromosome 29, ilAntGemm2 primary, whole genome shotgun sequence genome window below encodes:
- the LOC142985254 gene encoding uncharacterized protein LOC142985254 isoform X2 translates to MAASDVTIAQDGSGNVKLHPYLITLVRWCVSCLWSTASVLLHRLVTTPLPPITASKPVLKPSPKPRQAGTDHLHPEPKVECVVLHTPETPTLDVIFVHGLYGSLGNTWRQGDWRSKYKIDPTKIPLREHSSRTCNCIKYNLNYEYDTQITNTVSFKQINGCFKKILPNENSLITEKFYNNLFENNGNYETQGDFVSQLFKSDCEVNKCGLNKCFCVEKVNGQCRFNDKCKQNDKCQQNPCICKINDKCKQNDKCQENQCLYKLNGECKLNGKSQQNRYICENNDICKQNKCQHNQCLCKSNDNCQQSSFCVTNDKCKHKDKCQQSCFCKINEKSILNDSVKCDTGCGCVCDECYSSCWPRDWIKEDFPGARVISINYTSDPYLWRPLWVKENKRLRLHERADQMMEQLLKLGVGDRPIIWVGHSKGGLFIKQIYCEAYEAHIKLNKNDSQKINNIQKDQSNNIEISKLNNNINDKNNITYENESLKEENSFNENKYRKNKENNNVDNFKSKDKNFNILKYTEHENTEICGCDENDVTFNEKEDKYSSIDINMFNGEENNCIDIENERNENEGSSGFKDTRVLQTRSSLWRQSAGFMFYSVPHRGSPLADIKTPITARSIELLEISKDCQLVLELQSRWLVASKSQQPVVRSLVETCRTLMSVLWLRIVSVDSADAGIGSLHGVSVDHREICKPSSRRCLLYTELTGLIHSALNKCQCQNENK, encoded by the exons ACGATGGTGCGTATCGTGTCTTTGGAGTACAGCATCAGTTCTCCTGCATCGCTTGGTCACCACTCCGCTGCCACCAATCACGG CATCGAAGCCGGTACTAAAGCCGTCTCCGAAGCCGCGCCAAGCCGGCACTGATCACTTGCACCCAGAACCTAAAGTGGAATGTGTAGTACTTCATACCCCGGAGACACCTACCTTGGACGTCATCTTCGTCCACGGGTTATATG GCTCTCTAGGAAATACTTGGCGGCAAGGGGACTGGCGGTCTAAATACAAAATAGACCCGACGAAAATACCTTTAAGGGAACATTCATCTCGAACATGCAACTGCATCAAATACAACCTTAATTACGAATATGACACACAAATAACTAACACAGTGtctttcaaacaaattaatggATGCTTCAAAAAAATCTTGCCGAACGAAAATTCTTTAATTACTGAAAAATTCTATAATAATCTCTTTGAAAATAATGGAAATTATGAAACGCAGGGTGATTTTGTCTCGCAATTGTTCAAGTCTGACTGCGAGGTAAATAAGTGtggtttaaataaatgtttttgtgtgGAGAAAGTAAATGGACAGTGTAGATTTAATGATAAGtgtaaacaaaatgataaatgTCAACAAAACCcatgtatttgtaaaataaatgataaatgtaaacaaaatgacAAATGTCAAGAGAATCAATGTCTATATAAATTGAATGGCGAGTGTAAACTAAACGGGAAAAGTCAACAAAATAgatatatttgtgaaaataatgatatatGTAAACAGAACAAGTGTCAACACAATCAATGTTTATGTAAATCGAATGATAACTGTCAacaaagtagtttttgtgtaacaaacgataaatgtaaacataaagACAAATGTCAACAaagttgtttttgtaaaataaatgaaaaatctattttaaacgaTAGTGTTAAGTGTGATACAGGGTGTGGTTGTGTTTGCGATGAATGTTACTCCTCCTGTTGGCCTAGGGACTGGATAAAAGAAGATTTCCCCGGCGCTAGGGTCATTTCTATTAATTATACTAGTGACCCGTATCTATGGAGGCCTTTATGGGTCAAAGAGAATAAAAG GTTGCGCCTACACGAGCGAGCTGATCAAATGATGGAACAGCTTCTAAAGTTGGGAGTAGGCGATAGACCTATCATATGGGTGGGACATTCTAAGGGAGGACTGTTTATTAAACAGATTTATTGTGAAG cttATGAAGctcacataaaattaaataaaaatgacagtcaaaaaataaataatattcaaaaggaCCAAAgcaataatatagaaataagtaaattaaataataatattaacgacaaaaacaatatcacatatgaaaacgaaagtttaaaagaagaaaatagcttcaacgaaaacaaatatcgaaaaaataaggaaaataataatgtcgACAATTTCAAATCGAAAGACaagaatttcaatattttgaaatatactgAACATGAGAACACTGAAATATGTGGCTGTGACGAAAACGATGTTACTTTTAATGAGAAAGAAGATAAATATAGttctatagatataaatatgtttaatggtgaagaaaataattgtatagaTATCGAAAACGAAAGGAATGAGAATGAAGGATCTTCTGGTTTCAAAG ACACAAGAGTTCTGCAGACGCGGTCTTCGCTGTGGAGACAGAGTGCTGGGTTCATGTTCTACTCGGTGCCTCATCGAGGGTCCCCGCTGGCGGATATAAAGACACCCATCACGGCTAGGAGTATTGAATTGTTGGAGATCAGCAAAG ATTGCCAGTTAGTCCTGGAACTGCAGTCTCGCTGGCTGGTAGCGTCCAAGAGTCAGCAGCCAGTAGTCAGGAGTCTGGTGGAGACGTGCCGCACTCTCATGTCTGTGCTATGGCTTAGAATCGTCAGTGTGGACTCAGCAG ATGCAGGCATAGGCTCTCTCCACGGCGTGTCAGTAGACCACAGGGAGATCTGCAAGCCTTCCAGTAGACGGTGTCTACTGTACACTGAGCTAACAGGACTTATACATAGCGCACTGAACAAGTGTCAATGTCAAAATGAGAACAAGTAA
- the LOC142985254 gene encoding uncharacterized protein LOC142985254 isoform X1, giving the protein MAASDVTIAQDGSGNVKLHPYLITLVRWCVSCLWSTASVLLHRLVTTPLPPITASKPVLKPSPKPRQAGTDHLHPEPKVECVVLHTPETPTLDVIFVHGLYGSLGNTWRQGDWRSKYKIDPTKIPLREHSSRTCNCIKYNLNYEYDTQITNTVSFKQINGCFKKILPNENSLITEKFYNNLFENNGNYETQGDFVSQLFKSDCEVNKCGLNKCFCVEKVNGQCRFNDKCKQNDKCQQNPCICKINDKCKQNDKCQENQCLYKLNGECKLNGKSQQNRYICENNDICKQNKCQHNQCLCKSNDNCQQSSFCVTNDKCKHKDKCQQSCFCKINEKSILNDSVKCDTGCGCVCDECYSSCWPRDWIKEDFPGARVISINYTSDPYLWRPLWVKENKRLRLHERADQMMEQLLKLGVGDRPIIWVGHSKGGLFIKQIYCEAYEAHIKLNKNDSQKINNIQKDQSNNIEISKLNNNINDKNNITYENESLKEENSFNENKYRKNKENNNVDNFKSKDKNFNILKYTEHENTEICGCDENDVTFNEKEDKYSSIDINMFNGEENNCIDIENERNENEGSSGFKEDTRVLQTRSSLWRQSAGFMFYSVPHRGSPLADIKTPITARSIELLEISKDCQLVLELQSRWLVASKSQQPVVRSLVETCRTLMSVLWLRIVSVDSADAGIGSLHGVSVDHREICKPSSRRCLLYTELTGLIHSALNKCQCQNENK; this is encoded by the exons ACGATGGTGCGTATCGTGTCTTTGGAGTACAGCATCAGTTCTCCTGCATCGCTTGGTCACCACTCCGCTGCCACCAATCACGG CATCGAAGCCGGTACTAAAGCCGTCTCCGAAGCCGCGCCAAGCCGGCACTGATCACTTGCACCCAGAACCTAAAGTGGAATGTGTAGTACTTCATACCCCGGAGACACCTACCTTGGACGTCATCTTCGTCCACGGGTTATATG GCTCTCTAGGAAATACTTGGCGGCAAGGGGACTGGCGGTCTAAATACAAAATAGACCCGACGAAAATACCTTTAAGGGAACATTCATCTCGAACATGCAACTGCATCAAATACAACCTTAATTACGAATATGACACACAAATAACTAACACAGTGtctttcaaacaaattaatggATGCTTCAAAAAAATCTTGCCGAACGAAAATTCTTTAATTACTGAAAAATTCTATAATAATCTCTTTGAAAATAATGGAAATTATGAAACGCAGGGTGATTTTGTCTCGCAATTGTTCAAGTCTGACTGCGAGGTAAATAAGTGtggtttaaataaatgtttttgtgtgGAGAAAGTAAATGGACAGTGTAGATTTAATGATAAGtgtaaacaaaatgataaatgTCAACAAAACCcatgtatttgtaaaataaatgataaatgtaaacaaaatgacAAATGTCAAGAGAATCAATGTCTATATAAATTGAATGGCGAGTGTAAACTAAACGGGAAAAGTCAACAAAATAgatatatttgtgaaaataatgatatatGTAAACAGAACAAGTGTCAACACAATCAATGTTTATGTAAATCGAATGATAACTGTCAacaaagtagtttttgtgtaacaaacgataaatgtaaacataaagACAAATGTCAACAaagttgtttttgtaaaataaatgaaaaatctattttaaacgaTAGTGTTAAGTGTGATACAGGGTGTGGTTGTGTTTGCGATGAATGTTACTCCTCCTGTTGGCCTAGGGACTGGATAAAAGAAGATTTCCCCGGCGCTAGGGTCATTTCTATTAATTATACTAGTGACCCGTATCTATGGAGGCCTTTATGGGTCAAAGAGAATAAAAG GTTGCGCCTACACGAGCGAGCTGATCAAATGATGGAACAGCTTCTAAAGTTGGGAGTAGGCGATAGACCTATCATATGGGTGGGACATTCTAAGGGAGGACTGTTTATTAAACAGATTTATTGTGAAG cttATGAAGctcacataaaattaaataaaaatgacagtcaaaaaataaataatattcaaaaggaCCAAAgcaataatatagaaataagtaaattaaataataatattaacgacaaaaacaatatcacatatgaaaacgaaagtttaaaagaagaaaatagcttcaacgaaaacaaatatcgaaaaaataaggaaaataataatgtcgACAATTTCAAATCGAAAGACaagaatttcaatattttgaaatatactgAACATGAGAACACTGAAATATGTGGCTGTGACGAAAACGATGTTACTTTTAATGAGAAAGAAGATAAATATAGttctatagatataaatatgtttaatggtgaagaaaataattgtatagaTATCGAAAACGAAAGGAATGAGAATGAAGGATCTTCTGGTTTCAAAG AAGACACAAGAGTTCTGCAGACGCGGTCTTCGCTGTGGAGACAGAGTGCTGGGTTCATGTTCTACTCGGTGCCTCATCGAGGGTCCCCGCTGGCGGATATAAAGACACCCATCACGGCTAGGAGTATTGAATTGTTGGAGATCAGCAAAG ATTGCCAGTTAGTCCTGGAACTGCAGTCTCGCTGGCTGGTAGCGTCCAAGAGTCAGCAGCCAGTAGTCAGGAGTCTGGTGGAGACGTGCCGCACTCTCATGTCTGTGCTATGGCTTAGAATCGTCAGTGTGGACTCAGCAG ATGCAGGCATAGGCTCTCTCCACGGCGTGTCAGTAGACCACAGGGAGATCTGCAAGCCTTCCAGTAGACGGTGTCTACTGTACACTGAGCTAACAGGACTTATACATAGCGCACTGAACAAGTGTCAATGTCAAAATGAGAACAAGTAA